Proteins from one Acidobacteriota bacterium genomic window:
- a CDS encoding ABC transporter ATP-binding protein: MHSDERGLAASVDGLERRFGSFVAVNKVSFEVRRGEIFGFLGPNGAGKSTTIRMMTGILAPTGGRGTVAGFDIRTQAELVKTQVGYMSQKFSLYEDLTVEENIDFYSGIYRVDSRKRAARKAWVLEMAGLQDHRRSRTAILSGGWKQRLALGCAILHEPPIVFLDEPTSGVDPISRRRFWELIYELSAQGITVFVTTHYMDEAEYCDRLALIYRGELIASGSPTSLKTEVMQQAVLEVMTDRPQDAMSEVEAVPGVVEVALFGAGLHAVVEDPALAGAIRQRLEAQHYEVERVEQIVPSLEDVFVSLIEARDRRDRPPTGGRP, encoded by the coding sequence ATGCACAGCGATGAGCGCGGGCTCGCCGCCTCCGTCGACGGCCTCGAACGCCGCTTCGGCAGCTTTGTCGCGGTGAACAAGGTCAGCTTCGAGGTGCGGCGCGGGGAGATCTTCGGGTTTCTCGGCCCCAACGGCGCCGGCAAGAGCACGACGATTCGGATGATGACCGGCATTCTGGCGCCCACCGGCGGTCGCGGTACGGTGGCGGGCTTCGATATCCGCACCCAGGCGGAGCTCGTCAAGACCCAGGTCGGGTACATGAGCCAGAAGTTTTCGCTGTATGAGGACCTGACCGTCGAGGAGAACATCGACTTCTACAGCGGCATCTACCGGGTCGATTCGCGCAAGCGCGCCGCGCGCAAGGCGTGGGTGCTCGAGATGGCCGGACTCCAGGACCATCGCCGCTCGCGGACGGCGATCCTGTCGGGTGGATGGAAACAGCGCCTCGCGCTGGGCTGCGCGATTCTGCACGAGCCGCCGATCGTGTTTCTCGATGAACCCACGTCGGGGGTCGATCCCATCAGCCGACGCCGGTTCTGGGAACTCATCTACGAGCTGTCGGCCCAGGGAATCACCGTGTTCGTCACGACCCACTACATGGACGAGGCCGAGTACTGCGATCGGCTGGCGCTCATCTACCGCGGCGAGCTGATCGCGAGCGGCAGCCCGACCAGCCTGAAGACGGAGGTGATGCAGCAGGCGGTCCTCGAGGTGATGACCGATCGGCCTCAGGACGCGATGAGCGAGGTCGAAGCGGTGCCCGGCGTGGTCGAGGTCGCGCTCTTCGGGGCGGGCCTGCACGCCGTCGTGGAGGATCCGGCGCTGGCCGGGGCGATTCGCCAGCGCCTCGAGGCGCAGCACTACGAGGTGGAGAGGGTCGAGCAGATCGTGCCGTCGCTCGAGGATGTCTTCGTCTCCCTCATCGAGGCGCGCGACCGGCGCGACCGGCCGCCAACGGGGGGCCGGCCATGA